The Paenarthrobacter aurescens region CCAGCAGGCTCCGGGCCACCGTAAAATGAGGCATGGACGAAATGAACGTTGATTTTGCGGCGCCTGATGCTGTCTCTGCGCCTGACGATGTTTCGGTGCCTGAGCAACTGCAGGACCTGGTGATAGACAGCGAGGACGTGGGTGGTTTCCTGCACGAACTGGCCGTATTCTCGGCTTCCGCCGTGTCACAGGCCGTCGGCATGGATGTGCTCTGCGGCATCACCCTTAGTCGTCGCCGACGCACTGCAACGGTGGCCGGAAGCACCCACGAGGCCCGGCTGATCGATGAAGTTCAGCAGGCGTACGGCGACGGTCCCTGCCTGGAGGCCATGCGCAGTCACGGTACCCAGCATGTTCCAGACACGTCCATCGAAGAGCGGTGGAGCGAGTACTGCACTGTCATTGCCGAGCGTGGGCATCTTTCCGCACTCTGCGTGCCCCTGGAATTGGATGAAGGAGCCACGGCTGCCCTGAACTTCTTCGCACCACAGGCCCACGCCTTTGATGAGTCCACCATTCGCAATTGCGAACTCTATGCAAGCCAGGCCGAGCGGTCACTGCGGCTGGCCGTGCGGATCGGCGTGAAGCAGCAGCATGCCGATGACCTCCAGGAAGCCATGCAGACCCGCACGGTGATCGACCTCGCCAGCGGAATCATTATGGGGCAAAACCGGTGTACGCAGGAGGAAGCTTTCCAGATCCTGAAGAAGGCCTCCAGCACCCGCAACCAGAAGCTGCGGGATGTTGCGGAATCCCTCGTCAAGACGGTGGCCAAGCAAGCGCCCGTGGCCCATTTCGAAGCCTAAGGCCCGCTGGCCAGGGAATCATCAGCAGCCTCATCACTTGTGACGGCCGCCACTGGTGAACTACATTCATACTTGGGTTAAGCAGATAGCCCTTGGAGCCTCATGAGTTGGAACCATCCGAGATGGTCCAAGAACTGCACCTTTTTAGCCGTGGCCTTCTTCGGCCGGCTCACAGCGTGCCTCCATGCAGGCTCCTTGAAGGAGTAAAAGGAGAATGGCAATGACGCTTGGATCCCCGATTCCCGCCCCGCAGCCTGCAGATGGGCGGGCACCTGCAACTGCCGATACCGGAGCGCGCCCTTGGTGCTCCGTTTGCAATACCGATTCCTACATTTTTGTTGAGACAGTTGTGGAAGCAGCACCGAACCAGTCGGAGATCGTCGAAGTCAGCTACACCTGTAGCGAGTGCGATACGTTTTACGCCCACGCTGTCCGCCTCGATGCCCTGGTGCCAGCCATCCAGAGCGAATTTCTCTCCACATCCGCAGCCGGACTCTGGTTCAGCTGCACCCATTGCGGGGATCCCATGACCTTGGGCCGCCCCACCGAACGCATTATTGAGGCTCCCCGGACCACGGACGATCCGGAAAGTCCCAGCCTGCTTGAGGTGTATCTGCAGACCCAGGTGCTTCATTGCCGTTGCGGTTTCCAAATGGAGGTTCCACGCCACGTGGGATGACTGCCGTCTCTAAATAAGTAAACGGTGGGGAGGGGTGGCTGTGCGTACATTCGGCGTCGAAGAGGAATTGCTGATCGCTGATCCCGGGGACGGACTGCCGTTGCCCCTGGCCTCGGGGCTCTTGGATGCGGTGGCGCCGACCGAAGCTGAAGATGGCGCAGGCCCTGCTCTGAAGTCCGAGTTCAAGCAGGAACAGATTGAGGTCAACTCCCGTCCTTGCAGGACCGCGAAGGAACTCCGCGCCGAGATCCGGGCGGGCCGGGAGCTGGCCGATTCCGCCGCCCGGGCGGTGGGTGCACGCGTTGCCGCGTTGGCCACGCCCCCTGTTTTTCATGCCACACCCACCGCGGGCAACCGGCGCTACGCCACCATGGGCGAGGAATTCGGCTTGATTTCCCGTGAGCAACTCACCTGCGGCTTCCACGTCCACGTGTCCATAGAGTCCCCGGATGAGGGCGTGGCAGTGTTGGACCGGATGCGTCATTGGCTGCCGGTCCTGCTGGCGTTGAGTGCCAACTCCCCGTTCTGGATGGGAGCGGACACCGGATTCGCCAGCTACCGGACCCAGATCTGGAACCGGTGGCCCACCGCCGGCCCCATGGACGTTTTTGGCTCGGCTGAGGGGTACAAAGCCGTGTTGGAAGAGTTGCTTTCCACGGGGGTGCCACTGGATGAAGGCATGATCTATTTCGACGCCCGCCTTTCCCGCGGGCACCCAACCGTGGAGCTCCGGATCGCCGACGTCTGCCTTTATGCCGAAGACGCCCTGACCATTGCCGTCATCGCGCGTGCCCTGGTGGAAACGTCGGCGAGCCAATGGCGCAAGGGGGAGCCGCCGTCGGACATTCTGACTCCGGTGATCCGCATGGCCAACTGGAAAGCCAGCCGCTTCGGGGTCAACAACCAACTCCTGCACCCAATGGAGCAGGCACCCTATCCTGCGGCTGATGTAGCCGGCGCGCTGCTCCGGCACATCCGTGGCGCCCTCACGGCATCGGGGGACCTCGCGCTGGCCAGAAGCGGAGTGGCGAACATCCTCCGGCGCGGGTCCGGCGAGCGGCTGCAGCGGCAGGCTTACGGCCAACGGCGCCGGTTGTCCGACGTCGTCTCTGCCGCCATTGCCTCTACCCACAACTACGGCGAGCGAACCGACGCCGGACTCTTGAGTCGCTGAGAAGTACGGTCTTGTTCAGCCCTGATTGATGCGGATCATGTTGCCGGAGGGGTCGCGGAAAGCACAGTCGCGCGGTCCCCACGGCTGCTCGATCGGTTCCTGAAGCACTTCGGCGCCTGACGCGCGGAGCTTCTCGAAGGTGGTGTCAAGATCGTCCGTGGTGAACACGAGCATCGGCATGACGCCCTTAGTCAGGAGTTCCTGGATGGCGTCGCCGTCCGCTTGTGAACGTCCGGCGTGAGGCGGCGAAAGGACCAGTTCAAGATCGGGTTGGGCGTCGCTGCCGATGGTGACCCAGCGCTGGCCGTCGGAGCCGACGTCGTTCCGGACTTCAAAGCCCATGGCGTCCCGGTAGAAGGCGAGCGACTCATCGAGATCGTTGACGGTGACGTGTGCGTACTTCAGTGAAATGTTCATGCATCACACGCTATGGCAGCTATGACGCGGGCGCTTCTTCAATCCTGCTCAAGTTCCTGCTGGCCGTTCTTTCCGGACGAGTGTGCTGTTTGGCGATGCAGCTGGGCATGGCCTTGACGGCGTGGTGCTCGCGGGCGCGGTATTCGCTGGGGTTGATGCCTACGATCTCGGTGAACCGGCTGCTGAAGGATCCCAACGAGGTACAGCCGACTTCCATGCAGGCGTCCGTGACGGAGGTTCCTGCCCTGAGCAGGGCCATGGCCCGTTCTATCCGCCGGGTCATGAGGTAGTTGTAGGGCGATTCGCCGTAGGCGGCCTTGAACTGGCGGGAGAAATGCGCGGGGGACATCAACGCACCGGCGGCCATGGTGGGCACATCCAAGGGGCGCGCATATTCGCGGTCAATGAAATCGCGGGCGCGCCGTAGATGGGCCAGGTTGGCCAGTTCCTGCGGAGTCATGGCCACAGTCTACGGAGTCATGGGCGCGGTCTACTAGGCTCGTGCCCATGGAATCAGTGGTGTGGTCAAAGCCCGAAAACCAGCGAAAGGGCACTCCTTTGCTGGTGATGATGCACGGTTACGGCACCAGTGAGCAGCGGATGGTGAACCTGTTTCCGCACCTGCCCGGGGAGTTCAGCTGCGCGGCTCTGCGCGGCCCAAAAGTCATTGGCGATGACTACGGCTGGTTCCTGCTGGACTACTTCCTGACCAACGACTTCTCGGACGTCATTGCGTCCACAAATTCGGTGTTCAACTGGATCAACTCCGTCAAGGACAATCACAGCAGCGTCAGTCTGCTGGGATACTCGCAGGGCATGGCCATGGCAAGTACCCTCCTTCGCCTGCGACCCCATGCATTCAAGGCAACGGTGGGTCTGTCCGGCTTTGTCCTGGACAACGATCTCCTGGCCCTGAGCGAGTCCTTTGACACCCCTCCACCCTTCTTTTGGGGGCGGGACAAAGCGGATCCGGTGATCAATGAGGACGCCATAGCCCACACCGAGGAGTGGCTGAACGCCAACGTCGCCCTGACGGCGCGGACTTATCCGGGGATGGGTCACCGGATTGAGCCGCCCGAGCTGGTGGACGTCAGCGCCTTCCTGAAGTACTACGTGCTTGGGCCTTGAGTATCGGGACCAGAGCCTTGAATTAGAAGACATCCACCGCTTGAAATCAAGCCCTTAGTGAGATTCGCGTCACAATTTGGCCTTCGAGTGCACTCTATTGAATGACAAAATTGTAAGCGCTTACACTTTTGGCTGGTGCCCGGCGAGGGGCACGCGCCAAGGCGTCAGTCGAGGATGGAAAGGGTTGAGGCCGTGTTGCATGGTTAGGACTCACAGGGTGACAATCCAGGACGTGGCCGTCCTGTCCGGACTGTCCATTTGCACGGTGTCACGGGCCTTGAGAAATCTCCCCAACGTTTCTGACAAGGCTCAGCAACAAGTGACCGAAGCCGCCAGCAAACTTGGCTATAAGGCCTCAGCTGCTGCGTCCAGGCTCGCCGGTGGCAGCACGGGCTCGGTGGCAATCGTTGCCCCCACAGCTACAGCGTGGTTTTTTGCGCAGGCTGTGGAAGCCGCAGAAGAAGTCTTCGCCGACAGCGGCTATGACACAGTGTTGATTTGCCTTCGCAACAAGGCCGGTGTGAGGCAAAAGTTCTTTGCGGACCTAGAAAACCTCCCGCAAAGAGTGGATGGGCTGCTTCTGCTTAATGTTGACCTCACGCCACAAGAGGTGGAAGCGTTGGAATCCTGCGGGCTGGCTGTAGCCAGCGTGGGCATGGGAAATGTTCCGTGGGACAATGTAGGTATCGATGACGAACACGCGGCCTGGCAGGCTACCCAACACCTGCTGGGGCTGGGCCATTGGAACTTGGCCGTTCTCTCGAGCGATGAACACCCCGTTGTGACTGAGACTCCACGGTTCCGCGGCTTCAGGCGTGCTCTGGATGAACACCACCTCACCGTCCACCCGGACCTTGTGGTGGGAACCGGGCCAAGCATCGAGGACGGCAGGCGGGCCATGACTGAACTCATGACCCGCGGCGGTAGGCCCACAGCAGTGTTCGCGCACTGCGATGAGGCCGCGTTCGGTGCCTTGACGGCGCTCCGCGAACACGGCCTTTCCGTGCCCAAGAACGTGTCAGTGATCGGGATAGACGATCACCCCATGAGTTGGTTCCTTGGCCTGAGCACCGTGGCGCAACCCGTTGCCGACCAAGGCGCCTTCGCAGCAAACCTGCTGTGTGAACGCCTGCTGAATACTGAATTCCCCCATCAACCCTCCAACCACCTGCTCGATACCAAGCTCATCGAACGCAAGACCACGCGCCACAAGCGCTGAACGGAACAATGCACATGACTGATCTTCGTAATGCCTGGACCGGCGCTTCCGCGCTGTTGTTCGACCTCGACGGCGTGCTGACGCCCACTGCCGTGGTGCATGAGCAGGCGTGGCAGGAACTTTTCGATGGCTACCTGTCCGAGGCCGGTCACCCCCAGGGCTACCAGGAGAGCGACTACTTCGACCATATTGATGGGAAGCCGCGCTTTGATGGCGTTCGGGATTTCCTGGGCTCCCGCGGAATCACTCTGCCCGAAGGCCCCGTGAATGATCACCCGGACAGCGGAACGGTGCAGGGCCTGGGCAACCGGAAGAACGCCATTTTCAATGAGATTGTGAACTCCCGCGGTGTTGAGCCGTACGAGGGTTCGGTCAAGTTCATCAATGCGGCCGTAGAGCTGGGATTGAAAGTGGCGGTGGTGTCCTCATCCCGCAACGCCCCCGCGGTACTGAAGGCCGCAGGCCTTGACCACCACTTCGAGGTGGTGGTCGACGGCCAGGTGGCTGCCGGCGTCGGACTTCCCGGTAAGCCGGACCCGGCCACCTACGTCTACGGAGCAAGCCTCCTGGGCGTACCCGTGGAGGAATGCATCGTGGTTGAAGATGCAGTGTCCGGCGTCCAAGCCGGAGCCGGCGCGAATTTTTACGCCGTGATTGGCGTGGACCGCGGAGCAGGCCGCCAAACCCTGCTGGACGCCGGCGCCACGCTGGTGGTGGACGACCTCAACGATCTTCTCTAACCCTACTTTTTAGAAGGACTTCAACAGCCCATGGCACTCATCAGCTCCGATCGGCTTCGCTTCCCCTGCGAGCCCTGGAAGCTCGTGGAGAATATTCACGTCCCCGGTGACGAGGGAACGCTGGAAACGCTGTTCGCGCTTGGCAACGGACACCTCGGCATCCGTGGCTCTCATTCCACGGCGGGCGACGGCGAGCTTCCCGGCACGTTCATTAACGGTTTCCATGAGATCTGGGACATCAAGCACGCCGAGAATGCCTACGGTTTTGCCCGGACCGGCCAGAGGATCGTCTACGTGCCGGACGCCAATAATTTCACCGTTTCCATCGACGGTGAAGCTCTGAGCCTGGCCGAATCCACCGTGCTGGATTACCACCGCAGCGTGGATTTTTCCACGGGCATCTACGAGGAAACCATTACGTGGGCATGCCGCTCCGGGGCTACCGTCACCACGGCTGAGCGACGCGCGGTGGGCTTCGATGCCCGCGGATGTCTTGGCTTGGAACTGTCGCTGACAGCTGACCGGGACGTGTCCGCGGACATCACTTCCGGCGTCGTGAACCGCCAGGACCAGCCTGTAGAGGACCACTCGGTCCATGACCCGCGCCGCTCCGGCCGGCACGCGGGCCGGGTTCTGCTGCCGCTGCACCTCCACGGTGCGGACGGCTCGCTTCGCCTCGCTTGGGAGACCTCCGAGTCCCGCCAGCGCGTGGCCATGGCGGTAGACCACTGGATTTCCGCCGAAGGCCAACCGTTTGAGACGTTGGTGGCTGAGGACGACTCGTCCGTCCGCTACGTTCTGGCCATTCACGACGGCGATACTTTCCGTTTGGAGAAGTCGGTCAGCTATGTGGTGGCCGGCTCCTCGGACGCCGAAGACCGCGGGGAGAGCCTCGCGGCCGAAGCCGAAGCGAACCTGGTGTCCTTCGGAGAGATCCTGGCCCAGAGCAAGGCACACTACGAGCAATACTGGACCACGGCAGATATTTACATCGGCGGCCAGCCGGAGATGCAGCAGGCCGTGCGGTGGGGTCTGTTCCAGTTGGCGCAGGCCACCGCCCGCGCCGGCGTGGCGGGTATCCCGGCCAAGGGTGTGAGCGGTTCGGGCTACGAGGGCCACTATTTCTGGGATCAGGAGGTCTACCTCCTCCCGTACCTGACCTATACCAACCCCTGCGGTGCCAGGAAGGTGCTGGAGTCGCGGCACGCGATGCTTCCCGACGCCCGGGTCCGTGCCAAAGAACTCAGTGTGGACGGGGCCCTGTTCCCATGGCGGACCATTAACGGCTTGGAAGCAAGCGCCTACTACGCGGCTGGGACCGCCCAGTTCCACATAGCCGCCGCCATCGCCTTTGCGGCAAACCGTTACCAGTGGGCCAGTGGTGATCAGAGCTTCAACGCCGAACTCGGCGCCGATCTCCTCATT contains the following coding sequences:
- a CDS encoding HAD family hydrolase, with protein sequence MHMTDLRNAWTGASALLFDLDGVLTPTAVVHEQAWQELFDGYLSEAGHPQGYQESDYFDHIDGKPRFDGVRDFLGSRGITLPEGPVNDHPDSGTVQGLGNRKNAIFNEIVNSRGVEPYEGSVKFINAAVELGLKVAVVSSSRNAPAVLKAAGLDHHFEVVVDGQVAAGVGLPGKPDPATYVYGASLLGVPVEECIVVEDAVSGVQAGAGANFYAVIGVDRGAGRQTLLDAGATLVVDDLNDLL
- a CDS encoding alpha/beta hydrolase — its product is MESVVWSKPENQRKGTPLLVMMHGYGTSEQRMVNLFPHLPGEFSCAALRGPKVIGDDYGWFLLDYFLTNDFSDVIASTNSVFNWINSVKDNHSSVSLLGYSQGMAMASTLLRLRPHAFKATVGLSGFVLDNDLLALSESFDTPPPFFWGRDKADPVINEDAIAHTEEWLNANVALTARTYPGMGHRIEPPELVDVSAFLKYYVLGP
- a CDS encoding glutamate--cysteine ligase, translated to MAVRTFGVEEELLIADPGDGLPLPLASGLLDAVAPTEAEDGAGPALKSEFKQEQIEVNSRPCRTAKELRAEIRAGRELADSAARAVGARVAALATPPVFHATPTAGNRRYATMGEEFGLISREQLTCGFHVHVSIESPDEGVAVLDRMRHWLPVLLALSANSPFWMGADTGFASYRTQIWNRWPTAGPMDVFGSAEGYKAVLEELLSTGVPLDEGMIYFDARLSRGHPTVELRIADVCLYAEDALTIAVIARALVETSASQWRKGEPPSDILTPVIRMANWKASRFGVNNQLLHPMEQAPYPAADVAGALLRHIRGALTASGDLALARSGVANILRRGSGERLQRQAYGQRRRLSDVVSAAIASTHNYGERTDAGLLSR
- a CDS encoding helix-turn-helix transcriptional regulator → MTPQELANLAHLRRARDFIDREYARPLDVPTMAAGALMSPAHFSRQFKAAYGESPYNYLMTRRIERAMALLRAGTSVTDACMEVGCTSLGSFSSRFTEIVGINPSEYRAREHHAVKAMPSCIAKQHTRPERTASRNLSRIEEAPAS
- a CDS encoding VOC family protein — encoded protein: MNISLKYAHVTVNDLDESLAFYRDAMGFEVRNDVGSDGQRWVTIGSDAQPDLELVLSPPHAGRSQADGDAIQELLTKGVMPMLVFTTDDLDTTFEKLRASGAEVLQEPIEQPWGPRDCAFRDPSGNMIRINQG
- a CDS encoding LacI family DNA-binding transcriptional regulator; translated protein: MTIQDVAVLSGLSICTVSRALRNLPNVSDKAQQQVTEAASKLGYKASAAASRLAGGSTGSVAIVAPTATAWFFAQAVEAAEEVFADSGYDTVLICLRNKAGVRQKFFADLENLPQRVDGLLLLNVDLTPQEVEALESCGLAVASVGMGNVPWDNVGIDDEHAAWQATQHLLGLGHWNLAVLSSDEHPVVTETPRFRGFRRALDEHHLTVHPDLVVGTGPSIEDGRRAMTELMTRGGRPTAVFAHCDEAAFGALTALREHGLSVPKNVSVIGIDDHPMSWFLGLSTVAQPVADQGAFAANLLCERLLNTEFPHQPSNHLLDTKLIERKTTRHKR
- a CDS encoding glycoside hydrolase family 65 protein; protein product: MALISSDRLRFPCEPWKLVENIHVPGDEGTLETLFALGNGHLGIRGSHSTAGDGELPGTFINGFHEIWDIKHAENAYGFARTGQRIVYVPDANNFTVSIDGEALSLAESTVLDYHRSVDFSTGIYEETITWACRSGATVTTAERRAVGFDARGCLGLELSLTADRDVSADITSGVVNRQDQPVEDHSVHDPRRSGRHAGRVLLPLHLHGADGSLRLAWETSESRQRVAMAVDHWISAEGQPFETLVAEDDSSVRYVLAIHDGDTFRLEKSVSYVVAGSSDAEDRGESLAAEAEANLVSFGEILAQSKAHYEQYWTTADIYIGGQPEMQQAVRWGLFQLAQATARAGVAGIPAKGVSGSGYEGHYFWDQEVYLLPYLTYTNPCGARKVLESRHAMLPDARVRAKELSVDGALFPWRTINGLEASAYYAAGTAQFHIAAAIAFAANRYQWASGDQSFNAELGADLLIETARMWASLGFFGKDGLFHIHGVTGPDEYTAVVNDNLYTNVMARFNLRAAAALEHEGIAETERMVWRQAAERMSLPYDPHLQVFSQDNDFMTLEPWDWNTPKSKYPLLLNFHPLVIYRHQVLKQADTVLAMFLQWQDFTAEEKQRAFDFYDPITTGDSTLSACVQGIMAAEVGYGDVALQHFTEALFIDLDNSHGNTIDGVHIASTGGIWSSLVCGFAGMRDQGEVLRFDPRLPTEWEGLSFRLKVQGRLLAVDLAQGSIALTLVAGEDYSDQPLPVDVRGDEVTVGTDTVTVPLETVPVPPPSIFPSVFPTAGLPIIR
- a CDS encoding GAF and ANTAR domain-containing protein, translating into MDEMNVDFAAPDAVSAPDDVSVPEQLQDLVIDSEDVGGFLHELAVFSASAVSQAVGMDVLCGITLSRRRRTATVAGSTHEARLIDEVQQAYGDGPCLEAMRSHGTQHVPDTSIEERWSEYCTVIAERGHLSALCVPLELDEGATAALNFFAPQAHAFDESTIRNCELYASQAERSLRLAVRIGVKQQHADDLQEAMQTRTVIDLASGIIMGQNRCTQEEAFQILKKASSTRNQKLRDVAESLVKTVAKQAPVAHFEA